Proteins encoded in a region of the Acidobacteriota bacterium genome:
- the sixA gene encoding phosphohistidine phosphatase SixA, with translation MIVYFVRHASAGQKKISPKKDEKRPLDAEGIHQCTQTGRILSAMEVTVDAVISSPLKRATQTASLIANEIGHEGKLTIENALRPEAKYDHFRDMLRKYSKLEALMVVGHNPNFSEFLGRMVVANGDRAYVDLKKGAVAKIESEQKKFVLQWLLTPRLAKASADASVSEGSTGHIAISPNGSGNVEEIPAKGKKDKKKKKKQLQAALTSKSRPNTSRK, from the coding sequence ATGATCGTCTACTTCGTCCGTCACGCCAGTGCAGGCCAAAAAAAAATCAGTCCCAAGAAGGATGAAAAGCGTCCCTTGGATGCCGAAGGCATCCACCAATGCACGCAGACGGGACGCATCTTATCGGCAATGGAAGTTACCGTGGACGCCGTCATTTCCAGCCCGCTAAAACGCGCTACCCAGACGGCATCGTTGATCGCTAATGAGATCGGACACGAAGGAAAGTTGACCATCGAGAATGCGCTCCGGCCGGAGGCCAAGTATGACCACTTCCGCGACATGCTGCGCAAATACTCCAAGCTCGAAGCTCTGATGGTAGTCGGGCATAATCCGAATTTCAGCGAGTTTCTTGGCAGAATGGTCGTCGCGAACGGAGATCGCGCGTATGTCGATCTGAAGAAAGGCGCGGTCGCGAAAATCGAGTCCGAGCAGAAGAAGTTCGTTCTGCAGTGGTTACTCACCCCGCGGCTCGCCAAGGCAAGCGCGGATGCGAGCGTGAGCGAAGGTTCGACAGGACATATCGCCATCTCCCCGAATGGGAGCGGCAATGTGGAAGAAATTCCCGCGAAGGGCAAGAAAGACAAGAAGAAGAAAAAGAAACAGCTTCAGGCGGCTCTTACGAGCAAGTCGCGTCCAAACACGTCGCGAAAGTAA
- the ppk1 gene encoding polyphosphate kinase 1, whose product MPPLSTDRPEYFLNRELSWLRFNQRVLEEAEDETNPLLERVKFLSITASNLDEFFEVRLSGLLQRIEDGYTTPGPDGLPPEQELELVIKRTNEFVAAQYAAWNDRLRPALAENGIRILELNELDTNAADFLNDYCEREVDPLLTPITIDPAHPFPRVVNKALCLAFLLRRRRRSSAVYMGVITVPRSLPRILRVPSSEGTHDHVFLADLVASHAAKMYRGYEIVSAAAFRVTRNSNLYLQEEESRNLLESVRTELHNRRKGDAVRLEIEAAAAPEIIERLRGNFGLDEWQVFRTNGPVNLSRVSSIYEQTQRSDLKFKPFVARELHLTGKSRDIFEEIRKHDILLHHPFDSFNAVVGFIETGAKDPNVISMRQTLYRTGEESPIVQAMSEAAASKEVTVVVELKARFDEASNIRWARSLEDAGVQVFHGLVGLKTHCKLTLLVRRDPDDVTRRYAHLGTGNYNAVTSRFYTDLSLFTANEEITEAVQEVFNFLTAYADHPHYDPLLVSPVDCAERTIALIRREADHAKAKRPARIVAKMNALLDKSIIQELYRASQAGVEIDLIVRGMCALRPGVRGVSDRIRVRSIVGRLLEHSRIYSFANAGDEELYVGSADWMPRNLYERVEVVFPVLDPLLRQRVRQEILESYLADTAKARLLDANGDYARIGARVNGRGRAPVVFNAQEFLIGLAQGKESLAAIPPPAARPHRSRYRPRVEQL is encoded by the coding sequence ATGCCGCCTCTTTCGACTGACAGACCTGAGTATTTCCTGAACCGTGAGCTCTCGTGGCTCAGGTTCAATCAGCGTGTTCTTGAAGAAGCGGAAGACGAAACGAATCCGCTTCTGGAGCGAGTCAAGTTTCTCAGCATTACAGCTTCGAACCTGGACGAGTTCTTCGAGGTTCGTCTGTCTGGTCTGCTACAACGCATTGAGGATGGCTACACGACGCCAGGTCCGGATGGCCTCCCTCCGGAGCAGGAGCTGGAACTCGTAATCAAGCGGACCAACGAGTTTGTGGCCGCGCAATACGCGGCATGGAATGACCGCCTGCGTCCCGCGCTGGCCGAAAATGGCATCCGCATTCTCGAGCTGAATGAGCTGGATACTAATGCTGCGGATTTTCTGAATGACTACTGCGAGCGTGAAGTAGATCCGCTGCTGACTCCGATCACGATCGATCCTGCGCATCCGTTTCCTCGCGTGGTCAATAAAGCGTTGTGCCTTGCATTTCTGCTGCGGCGGCGACGGCGATCGTCGGCGGTCTATATGGGCGTGATCACGGTACCGCGTTCCCTTCCCCGCATTCTGCGCGTCCCCTCCAGCGAAGGCACACATGACCATGTCTTTCTCGCTGATCTCGTCGCCTCTCATGCGGCCAAGATGTATCGCGGATACGAGATTGTTTCGGCCGCGGCCTTCCGAGTGACGCGTAATAGCAACCTTTATTTGCAGGAAGAAGAGTCGCGCAATCTGCTGGAATCGGTGCGCACGGAACTCCACAACCGGCGCAAGGGCGATGCGGTAAGGCTGGAGATTGAAGCCGCGGCAGCGCCGGAGATTATTGAGCGTTTGCGTGGGAACTTTGGACTGGATGAATGGCAGGTGTTCCGGACAAATGGTCCGGTGAACTTATCGCGAGTTTCCAGCATTTATGAGCAGACACAGCGCTCCGATCTCAAGTTCAAGCCTTTCGTGGCGCGCGAACTGCACCTGACGGGAAAGTCGCGGGACATCTTCGAGGAGATCCGCAAGCACGATATTCTGCTGCACCATCCGTTCGATTCATTCAATGCTGTTGTCGGATTCATCGAGACCGGGGCGAAAGATCCCAATGTGATCTCGATGCGGCAAACTTTGTACCGCACGGGCGAAGAGTCTCCGATTGTGCAGGCGATGAGCGAGGCCGCGGCCAGCAAAGAAGTCACTGTGGTAGTGGAATTGAAGGCCCGCTTCGATGAGGCTTCCAACATCCGCTGGGCGCGAAGTCTTGAGGATGCCGGCGTGCAGGTGTTCCACGGTCTGGTAGGACTAAAGACACACTGCAAACTCACTTTGCTGGTACGGCGCGATCCTGACGACGTTACCCGTCGATATGCGCACTTGGGGACGGGAAATTACAACGCGGTGACTTCACGCTTTTACACCGACCTCAGTCTTTTCACCGCTAATGAAGAAATCACGGAAGCGGTGCAGGAGGTTTTTAATTTCCTGACAGCATATGCCGACCATCCACACTATGATCCGCTGCTGGTATCCCCTGTAGACTGCGCCGAGCGCACGATTGCCCTGATTCGGCGAGAAGCCGATCACGCGAAGGCTAAACGTCCGGCACGCATCGTTGCGAAGATGAATGCGCTGCTCGACAAATCCATTATTCAGGAACTCTATCGCGCATCGCAAGCCGGAGTAGAAATCGATTTGATTGTTCGCGGGATGTGCGCTCTGCGTCCGGGAGTGCGCGGAGTCAGCGATCGAATTCGTGTGCGAAGTATTGTAGGGCGACTGCTGGAGCACAGCCGGATCTACTCTTTTGCGAATGCCGGCGATGAGGAGCTTTATGTTGGCAGCGCAGATTGGATGCCTCGGAATCTGTATGAGCGCGTTGAGGTCGTATTTCCAGTGCTCGATCCCTTATTGCGGCAGAGAGTTCGCCAGGAGATTTTGGAATCCTATCTTGCTGACACGGCGAAGGCGCGCCTCCTCGATGCAAACGGTGATTACGCCCGCATCGGAGCCCGTGTGAATGGCCGCGGCCGAGCGCCTGTGGTCTTCAATGCGCAGGAATTCCTGATAGGATTAGCACAGGGCAAAGAGTCGTTGGCAGCAATCCCCCCGCCGGCAGCCCGCCCACACCGTTCTCGTTATCGTCCCAGAGTTGAGCAGTTATGA